In Patescibacteria group bacterium, the DNA window TATATTTTTGCCGGCGTTCTCTGCGGTCCATTTATTCTGAATCTTTTGCACGGCGACCATGAAATGTACGAAATGTTCGCGCAGTTCGGGATGGTCCTGCTTCTTTTTATTATTGGTTTGAACCTGAATCTGCGCCATTTGAAATCGATCGGCCGTGTTTCTATGATTACCGGTTTTGGTCAAGTTATTTTTACTGCCGGAATCGGGATTGTAATATTGCTGGCAATCAATACTCAGATAATTCCGGCACTGTATTTGGCGATAGCTATCACTTTTTCCAGCACGATTATCATTATGAAACTCCTGTCCGATAAAAAAGATACGGACACGATTTACGGTCGTTATACAATCGGGCTGATGCTGGTCCAAGATATAATCGCTGTTTTGCTGATCATAATTTTAGGTATGATGAGCGGGAACCACGGGAACGGATGGGATGCTATTTTTCTGCTGATTGCGAAACTTTTATTTGTTTCGGCCGTTTTGTATCTGGTCAGTAAATATCTTTTGCCAAAAGTTCTGGATAAAATAGCCGGATCAAGCGAATTACTTTTCCTTTTTACATTGGCGTGGTGTTTTGGCATGGCTAGTATACTGTATCTGATCGGATTCTCTTTGGAGATTGGCGCTATTATTTCCGGCATCGCGCTCAGTTCCTCACCCTATCAGTTGGAAATCGGTAGCCGGATCAAACCGCTCCGAGATTTTTTCCTGATTGTTTTCTTTATTGTACTGGGTAGTGAAATGGGTATTCATTCGGTTGGAGAAATAGTGATACCGGCGATTATACTTTCATTGTTCATTTTAATCGGTAATCCGCTGATACTTTATATTATTTTCCGGTCTTTAAAATTCACCCGGCGCAACAGTTTCTTGTCCGGATTAACATCGGCGCAAGTCAGTGAATTCGGTTTTGTATTATTATTTGCCGGCCGGCAATTCGGACATATCGATGGAAATGAAATCGCTGTATTTACCGCAGTGGCAATTATCACAATTTTTATTTCTTCCTATTTGATTTCGTACAACGAGCAAATATACCGCTATCTGCTTCCAGTTTTTCGCTTATTCGGTCCGGACAAGCGAAATCAGATTGAACGGGTTGAAGTAAAATATGATGCCTGGATTATCGGCTATCACCGGATCGGGATGAGGGTAGCGGAAACACTCAATACTCTTAAAAAAAGTTTTTCCGTCATTGATTTTGACCCGGAAGCTGTAGAAAGGTTGCGAAAGGATAAAATTCCATTTTATTTTGGTGATGTTGCAG includes these proteins:
- a CDS encoding cation:proton antiporter; amino-acid sequence: MDNLFIQISSLLAITVSIAFIVKLLRQPLIIAYIFAGVLCGPFILNLLHGDHEMYEMFAQFGMVLLLFIIGLNLNLRHLKSIGRVSMITGFGQVIFTAGIGIVILLAINTQIIPALYLAIAITFSSTIIIMKLLSDKKDTDTIYGRYTIGLMLVQDIIAVLLIIILGMMSGNHGNGWDAIFLLIAKLLFVSAVLYLVSKYLLPKVLDKIAGSSELLFLFTLAWCFGMASILYLIGFSLEIGAIISGIALSSSPYQLEIGSRIKPLRDFFLIVFFIVLGSEMGIHSVGEIVIPAIILSLFILIGNPLILYIIFRSLKFTRRNSFLSGLTSAQVSEFGFVLLFAGRQFGHIDGNEIAVFTAVAIITIFISSYLISYNEQIYRYLLPVFRLFGPDKRNQIERVEVKYDAWIIGYHRIGMRVAETLNTLKKSFSVIDFDPEAVERLRKDKIPFYFGDVADVEFLENLPIASSKIVIMTIPAVDDQVNFIKFIRKHNSKILVIGNAYHRPDAKVLYEHGANFVMMPHLVGGQWIAKILLNQRWDKKTLSKLKTEQEKFLTM